The following coding sequences lie in one Myxococcus xanthus genomic window:
- a CDS encoding CAP domain-containing protein: MHERASWRIIPLMPSFSRAYRWSALLLLPPLLGCGSGGTQQGRRQNATSRQAVATRQPAASAKPKEPRAALPDANDFSRDMVAAHNLARSRAQPAPKPALPPLAWSTQAERKAASWAKACKFEHNPDRGDFGENLAAATPGAWTTSQVVKSWADEAADYDYRRNTCQKGKVCGHYTQVVWRKTAAVGCATVMCNKNSPFGAKFPTWQLWVCNYAPPGNWVGQRPY, translated from the coding sequence ATGCATGAGCGGGCGTCCTGGCGCATCATCCCCCTCATGCCTTCCTTCTCCCGCGCCTACCGCTGGTCCGCCTTGCTCCTGCTGCCGCCGCTGCTCGGCTGCGGGAGCGGAGGCACCCAACAGGGGCGGCGACAGAACGCCACCTCCCGGCAGGCCGTGGCCACCCGGCAGCCCGCCGCGTCCGCGAAGCCGAAGGAGCCACGCGCGGCCCTCCCCGATGCGAATGACTTCTCCCGGGACATGGTGGCCGCGCACAACCTGGCGCGCTCCCGGGCCCAGCCCGCACCCAAGCCCGCGCTGCCGCCGCTGGCCTGGTCCACCCAGGCCGAGCGCAAGGCCGCGTCCTGGGCGAAGGCCTGCAAGTTCGAGCACAACCCGGACCGGGGCGACTTCGGAGAGAACCTCGCCGCCGCCACGCCCGGCGCGTGGACGACGTCCCAGGTGGTGAAGAGCTGGGCGGACGAAGCCGCGGACTACGACTACCGGCGCAACACCTGCCAGAAGGGCAAGGTGTGCGGGCACTACACGCAGGTGGTGTGGCGCAAGACGGCGGCCGTGGGGTGCGCCACGGTGATGTGCAACAAGAACTCACCGTTCGGCGCGAAGTTTCCTACCTGGCAGCTCTGGGTGTGCAACTACGCGCCGCCGGGCAACTGGGTGGGTCAACGGCCCTACTGA
- a CDS encoding DUF1592 domain-containing protein, with translation MARVKPDEEIPGEPVPPGQPPVAGECENAPQKPGRVTLHRLNRAEYNATVRDLLGDTTQPANDFPIDDHGYGFDNIADVLSLSPLLMEKYSAAAERLVNDAWTRGAFNACALDPLNPAPCAHEILSDFARRAWRRPVQQEEVDKLMTFVNLSSQHADPPVVGVKLALRSVLVSPHFLFRVEKNAPPGSTEPYTLDNFELASRLSYFLWSSMPDDALFAAAEAGKLSDPAEMEAQVRRMLADPKARALVENFAGQWLFTRALGTAVPDGTLYGAFNEELRAAMRTETELFFAEFISGDHKLKDLIDAPFTYVNDQLAAHYGLPLPGSPTHKRVELTGHPERSGIFGKGSLLIVTSNPDRTSPVQRGVWVLEQLLCSAPPPPPPDVENLPPPITPDMTMKERMALHRSAPACQGCHRLMDPLGLAMENFDPIGRWRLQEVSGAPVDATGDLPDGAILNGVRDMQTYLKEDPKLTNCITEHMLTYATGRGLDEADHCAVKDVADKAEARGGRLVDYILSIVSSSHFTQRGAEEEQTP, from the coding sequence ATGGCCCGGGTCAAACCCGACGAGGAGATACCAGGAGAACCTGTTCCACCGGGGCAGCCCCCGGTCGCAGGCGAGTGCGAGAACGCACCCCAGAAACCGGGGCGCGTCACGCTCCACCGCCTCAACCGCGCGGAATACAACGCCACCGTGCGGGACCTGCTGGGAGACACCACCCAGCCGGCCAATGACTTCCCTATCGACGACCACGGCTACGGCTTCGACAACATCGCCGACGTGCTCTCGCTGTCGCCGCTGTTGATGGAGAAGTACTCCGCCGCGGCGGAGCGGCTGGTGAATGACGCCTGGACGCGCGGCGCCTTCAACGCCTGCGCGCTGGACCCGCTCAACCCTGCGCCGTGCGCGCACGAAATCCTCTCCGACTTCGCCCGCCGCGCCTGGCGCCGGCCGGTGCAGCAGGAAGAGGTCGACAAGCTGATGACCTTTGTCAACCTGTCGAGCCAGCACGCGGACCCGCCCGTGGTGGGCGTGAAGCTGGCCCTGCGCTCGGTGCTCGTCTCACCGCATTTCCTCTTCCGGGTGGAGAAGAACGCGCCGCCAGGAAGCACCGAACCGTACACGCTCGACAACTTCGAGCTGGCCAGCAGGCTCTCCTACTTCCTGTGGAGCAGCATGCCGGACGACGCGCTGTTCGCCGCCGCCGAAGCGGGGAAGCTGAGCGACCCCGCGGAGATGGAGGCCCAGGTGCGGCGCATGCTCGCGGACCCGAAGGCACGCGCGCTGGTGGAGAACTTCGCCGGCCAGTGGCTCTTCACCCGCGCGCTGGGTACCGCCGTGCCGGACGGCACGCTCTATGGCGCGTTCAACGAGGAGCTGCGCGCCGCCATGCGCACGGAGACGGAGCTCTTCTTCGCGGAGTTCATCTCCGGCGACCACAAGCTGAAGGACCTCATCGACGCGCCGTTCACCTATGTGAACGACCAACTGGCCGCCCACTACGGCCTGCCATTGCCCGGCAGCCCCACGCACAAACGCGTGGAGCTCACGGGCCACCCGGAGCGCAGCGGCATCTTCGGCAAGGGCTCGCTGCTCATCGTCACGTCCAACCCGGACCGCACCTCACCGGTGCAGCGCGGCGTCTGGGTGTTGGAGCAGTTGCTGTGCTCGGCGCCGCCGCCACCGCCACCGGACGTGGAGAACCTGCCGCCGCCCATCACGCCGGACATGACGATGAAGGAGCGCATGGCGCTCCATCGCAGCGCGCCGGCGTGCCAGGGCTGCCACCGGCTGATGGACCCGCTGGGGCTGGCGATGGAGAACTTCGACCCCATTGGCCGCTGGCGCCTCCAGGAGGTGAGCGGCGCGCCCGTGGACGCCACGGGTGACCTGCCCGACGGCGCCATCCTCAACGGGGTGCGCGACATGCAGACCTACCTGAAGGAGGACCCGAAGCTGACCAACTGCATCACCGAGCACATGCTCACCTATGCCACGGGCCGTGGCCTGGACGAGGCCGACCACTGCGCGGTGAAGGATGTCGCCGACAAGGCCGAGGCCCGCGGTGGGCGACTCGTCGACTACATCCTCAGCATCGTCTCGAGCAGCCACTTCACGCAGCGTGGCGCGGAGGAGGAGCAGACGCCATGA
- a CDS encoding CheR family methyltransferase, translating into MTDRECVELLQWAAPRLRLRWEGFRRVRGQVCKRIGRRLKALGLPDAGAYRARLEAEPSEWDVLDALCRVTISRFYRDARVFEVLRHDLLPARLESLRSRGEATLRAWSAGCASGEEPYTLSVLFQLGLEPRFPGVRLALVASDADAGLLARAARGCYPRGALRELPRAWAERAFPGPGDEPCLAPEFRRAVDFLQQDLRSQMPDGPFHLVLCRNVAFTYFAPPLQREVLSRLVARLVPGGLLVIGGHESLPEGDFGLTRAAGPLPVFARTDV; encoded by the coding sequence ATGACGGACCGTGAATGCGTGGAGCTGTTGCAGTGGGCCGCGCCCCGCCTGCGCCTTCGCTGGGAGGGCTTCCGGCGCGTCCGGGGGCAGGTGTGCAAGCGCATCGGCCGCAGGCTGAAGGCGCTGGGGCTTCCAGACGCAGGGGCCTACCGCGCCCGGCTGGAGGCCGAGCCCTCGGAGTGGGACGTGCTCGACGCGCTGTGCCGCGTCACCATCTCCCGCTTCTACCGGGACGCGCGCGTCTTCGAGGTGCTGCGCCATGACTTGCTCCCCGCCCGGCTGGAGTCCCTGCGCTCCCGGGGCGAGGCCACGCTGCGGGCGTGGAGCGCGGGCTGTGCTTCCGGCGAGGAGCCCTACACACTGTCGGTGCTCTTCCAGTTGGGGCTCGAGCCTCGATTCCCGGGAGTGCGTTTGGCGTTGGTGGCCTCCGATGCGGATGCGGGGCTGCTCGCGCGGGCGGCGCGGGGCTGCTATCCGCGCGGGGCCTTGCGTGAGCTGCCGCGTGCCTGGGCGGAGCGTGCCTTTCCGGGGCCCGGCGACGAACCGTGCCTTGCGCCGGAGTTCCGGCGGGCGGTGGACTTCCTCCAGCAGGACTTGCGCTCCCAGATGCCCGACGGGCCCTTCCACCTGGTGCTGTGCCGCAACGTCGCCTTCACCTACTTCGCGCCTCCGCTTCAACGCGAGGTCCTGTCACGGCTGGTGGCGCGGCTGGTCCCTGGCGGGCTGCTGGTGATTGGCGGCCATGAGTCCCTGCCCGAAGGAGACTTCGGCCTGACGCGCGCCGCCGGCCCGCTGCCTGTCTTCGCGCGGACAGACGTCTGA
- a CDS encoding DUF1552 domain-containing protein → MSKKFRLSRRTVLRGTGALMALPLLEQMIPRNAHGAPGTVPRRLAVFYTPNGIHMQKWTPKIEGPAWELTPTLEPLAAVKNDLLVVTGLANQPAFPDGDGHHAAATGAFLSCAKVYKTEGTNLRVGISMDQVIANHMTATRATRYGSMELGIDAGRGIGNCDSGYACPYANNIAWSGPRTPVAKETNAQAAFNRLFAGGIPGETQAQIEKRRAYGKSIIDVVRDDATALKGQLGTSDLQKLDEYFTSVRELEKQVEDVSVPSMACASGAAPIVSEDPTAKTKAMMDLIILAFQCDLTRVATFMLANARANKVYPFLGLSGAHHTYSHHQKSQSNYNALATIDKWEVTLLQYLLERMKSVIEANGLSMLDNSMVYFSSEIGDGDSHNHVNLPIILAGKGGGALTPGRHIVYQQDPLANLYIYLMQAMGVPNVTTFGDDGTGPLPGLV, encoded by the coding sequence ATGAGCAAGAAATTCAGACTCTCGCGACGGACCGTCTTGCGGGGAACGGGGGCGCTGATGGCGCTGCCCCTGTTGGAGCAGATGATTCCCCGCAACGCGCATGGCGCGCCGGGCACCGTGCCCCGCAGACTGGCCGTCTTCTACACGCCCAACGGCATCCACATGCAGAAGTGGACACCCAAGATAGAGGGCCCCGCGTGGGAGCTGACGCCCACGCTGGAACCCCTGGCGGCGGTGAAGAACGACCTGCTGGTCGTCACCGGCCTGGCGAACCAGCCCGCCTTCCCGGATGGTGACGGGCACCATGCCGCCGCCACCGGCGCGTTCCTGTCCTGCGCCAAGGTGTACAAGACGGAGGGCACCAACCTCCGCGTGGGCATCTCCATGGACCAGGTCATCGCCAACCACATGACGGCGACGCGGGCCACCCGCTATGGCTCCATGGAGCTGGGCATCGACGCGGGCCGCGGCATCGGCAACTGCGACTCCGGCTACGCGTGCCCGTATGCCAACAACATCGCGTGGTCGGGGCCTCGAACACCGGTGGCCAAGGAGACCAACGCGCAGGCCGCGTTCAACCGGCTCTTCGCGGGCGGCATCCCCGGAGAGACGCAGGCACAAATCGAGAAGCGGCGCGCGTACGGCAAGAGCATCATCGACGTCGTGCGCGATGACGCCACCGCGCTGAAGGGCCAGTTGGGCACCTCGGACCTGCAGAAGCTGGATGAGTACTTCACCAGCGTGCGGGAGTTGGAGAAGCAGGTGGAGGACGTGTCCGTCCCATCCATGGCCTGCGCTTCGGGAGCCGCGCCCATCGTGTCCGAGGACCCGACGGCGAAGACCAAGGCGATGATGGACCTCATCATCCTCGCCTTCCAGTGTGACCTCACCCGGGTGGCCACCTTCATGCTGGCCAACGCGCGTGCCAACAAGGTCTACCCCTTCCTGGGGCTCAGCGGCGCACACCACACGTACTCACACCACCAGAAGTCGCAGTCCAACTACAACGCGCTCGCCACCATCGACAAGTGGGAGGTGACGCTCCTCCAGTACCTGCTGGAGCGCATGAAGTCGGTCATCGAGGCCAACGGCCTGTCGATGCTCGACAACTCGATGGTCTACTTCTCCAGCGAAATCGGCGACGGGGACTCTCACAACCACGTCAACCTGCCCATCATCCTGGCGGGCAAGGGCGGCGGCGCGCTCACGCCGGGCCGGCACATCGTCTACCAGCAGGACCCGCTGGCCAACCTGTACATCTACCTGATGCAGGCCATGGGCGTGCCCAACGTCACCACCTTCGGTGACGACGGGACGGGCCCGCTGCCGGGCCTTGTGTAG
- a CDS encoding CAP domain-containing protein yields MLRPTPRHLRPLGLLIPLLLTGCGSDTPGEEDSDTEPLVMTQFDRDMLAAHNAARRNVSPAASPALEDLTWDEQATRTAKAYAAKCQFSHNPNRGNLGENLTAASSSAMGAQGVVQGWVDEAAHYDHAANTCASGKVCGHYTQVVWRNTRALGCAVQECTKDSPFGSQFPKWTLWVCNYAPPGNYVGQRPY; encoded by the coding sequence ATGCTCCGCCCCACGCCCCGCCATCTTCGACCGCTTGGCCTGCTCATCCCCCTGCTCCTCACCGGCTGTGGCTCCGACACACCTGGAGAGGAAGACAGCGACACCGAGCCGCTGGTCATGACGCAGTTCGACCGCGACATGCTGGCCGCGCACAACGCCGCGCGGAGGAACGTGTCGCCCGCGGCCTCCCCCGCGTTGGAGGACCTGACGTGGGACGAGCAGGCGACGCGCACGGCGAAGGCCTACGCCGCGAAGTGCCAGTTCTCGCACAACCCGAATCGCGGCAACCTGGGGGAGAACCTCACCGCGGCATCGTCCAGCGCCATGGGCGCCCAGGGCGTGGTGCAGGGCTGGGTGGACGAGGCCGCCCACTACGACCACGCCGCCAACACCTGCGCGAGCGGCAAGGTCTGCGGCCACTACACCCAGGTGGTGTGGCGCAACACGCGGGCCCTGGGCTGCGCCGTCCAGGAGTGCACGAAGGACTCGCCCTTCGGTTCCCAGTTCCCCAAGTGGACGCTCTGGGTGTGCAACTACGCGCCGCCGGGCAACTACGTGGGCCAGCGCCCCTACTGA
- a CDS encoding M3 family metallopeptidase: protein MKRLSALTLSAALASAGCTHTPAAAPEPTAQQALAPAAAPKPVPPPEGASVLSGTLADFTAACDTDLERTRAQVSAIKALDARKDGQAVLAAYDEALGSLLAAANRSSLAREVHPEAAFRDAARECEQRVDSANVALSQDRGVYDVLAAVDLSSADAATRYWMDRALLDFRRAGVDRDDATRAKVKSLNEELLKLGQQFSKNIAEDVRKATFKPAELDGLPEDYRKAHPPGADGLVVITTNYPDYFPFMTYAKNAKAREKLWRTYRQRAYPANQDVLAQLIAKRHELATLLGYASWAAYTTETKMTRTQQVAADFIDRLGMATEARAKQEYAQLLARKQKDVKGAKVLEPWDQDFYEDRLRAERFSFDSQAVRPYFEYGRVKAGVMDITSRIWGITYKPVKDARVWQQEVETYDVFDGDTLLGRIYLDMHPRDDKYKHAAQFDLVAGQAGKRYPEASLVCNFARPGELMTHDEVETFFHEFGHLLHAIFGGHLKWAGIAGTRVEWDFVETPSMLLQQWAGNPEVLKEFAKHHETNQPIPAEMVEKLRASKEFGQGLWARRQLFLSAVSLDYYSRAPGFDTTEALVALQTRLSPFKHEHRDGTHFEVAFGHLDGYSAAYYTYLWSSVIAKDLETEFQKKGFLDRETAMKYRRTVLEPGGSKPAAELVKDFLGREYGFDAYRAYLDAK, encoded by the coding sequence TTGAAGAGACTGAGCGCCCTCACCCTCTCCGCGGCACTGGCGTCGGCCGGCTGCACGCACACCCCCGCCGCGGCCCCCGAGCCCACCGCGCAGCAGGCCCTGGCCCCCGCCGCCGCGCCCAAGCCCGTGCCGCCTCCCGAAGGCGCCAGCGTCCTCTCCGGCACCCTGGCCGACTTCACCGCCGCGTGTGACACGGACCTCGAGCGCACCCGCGCGCAGGTGTCCGCCATCAAGGCGCTGGACGCGCGCAAGGACGGCCAGGCCGTGCTCGCGGCCTATGACGAGGCCCTGGGCTCGCTGCTCGCCGCGGCCAACCGCTCCAGCCTCGCGCGCGAGGTCCATCCGGAGGCGGCCTTCCGCGACGCCGCGCGCGAGTGCGAGCAGCGCGTGGACTCCGCCAACGTGGCGCTGTCCCAGGACCGAGGCGTCTATGACGTGCTGGCCGCGGTGGACCTGTCCAGCGCGGACGCGGCGACCCGGTACTGGATGGACCGCGCGCTGCTCGACTTCCGCCGCGCCGGCGTGGACCGCGACGACGCCACCCGCGCCAAGGTGAAGTCGCTCAACGAGGAGTTGCTCAAGCTGGGGCAGCAGTTCAGCAAGAACATCGCCGAGGACGTCCGCAAGGCGACCTTCAAGCCCGCCGAGCTGGACGGCCTGCCGGAGGACTACCGCAAGGCGCACCCGCCGGGCGCGGACGGGCTGGTGGTCATCACCACCAACTACCCGGACTACTTCCCCTTCATGACGTACGCGAAGAACGCGAAGGCGCGCGAGAAGCTGTGGCGCACCTACCGCCAGCGCGCGTACCCGGCCAACCAGGACGTGCTGGCGCAGCTCATCGCCAAGCGCCACGAGCTGGCCACGCTGCTGGGCTACGCGAGCTGGGCCGCGTACACCACCGAGACGAAGATGACGCGCACGCAGCAGGTGGCCGCGGACTTCATCGACCGGCTGGGCATGGCCACCGAGGCCCGCGCGAAGCAGGAGTACGCGCAGCTCCTGGCCCGCAAGCAGAAGGACGTCAAGGGAGCCAAGGTGCTGGAGCCCTGGGACCAGGACTTCTACGAGGACCGGCTGCGCGCGGAGCGCTTCAGCTTCGACTCGCAGGCGGTCCGGCCCTACTTCGAGTACGGCCGGGTGAAGGCGGGGGTGATGGACATCACCTCGCGCATCTGGGGCATCACCTACAAGCCGGTGAAGGACGCCCGGGTGTGGCAGCAGGAGGTGGAGACCTACGACGTGTTCGACGGCGACACGCTGCTGGGCCGCATCTACCTGGACATGCATCCACGTGACGACAAGTACAAGCACGCGGCGCAGTTCGATCTCGTCGCGGGCCAGGCCGGCAAGCGCTACCCGGAGGCCTCGCTGGTGTGCAACTTCGCGCGCCCCGGCGAGCTGATGACGCACGACGAGGTGGAGACCTTCTTCCACGAGTTCGGCCACCTGCTGCACGCCATCTTCGGCGGGCACCTGAAGTGGGCGGGCATCGCGGGCACCCGCGTGGAGTGGGACTTCGTGGAGACGCCGTCCATGCTGCTCCAGCAGTGGGCGGGCAACCCGGAGGTGCTGAAGGAGTTCGCGAAGCACCACGAGACGAACCAGCCCATCCCCGCGGAGATGGTGGAGAAGCTCCGCGCGTCGAAGGAGTTCGGCCAGGGCCTGTGGGCGCGGCGGCAGTTGTTCCTGTCCGCGGTGAGCCTGGACTACTACTCGCGAGCGCCGGGCTTCGACACGACCGAGGCCCTGGTTGCCCTGCAGACCCGGCTCAGCCCCTTCAAGCATGAGCACCGCGACGGCACGCACTTCGAGGTGGCCTTCGGGCACCTGGATGGCTACTCGGCGGCGTACTACACGTATCTCTGGTCCTCCGTCATCGCGAAGGACCTGGAGACCGAGTTCCAGAAGAAGGGCTTCCTCGACCGGGAGACGGCGATGAAGTACCGCCGCACCGTGCTGGAGCCCGGCGGCTCCAAGCCCGCCGCGGAGCTGGTGAAGGACTTCCTCGGGCGCGAGTACGGCTTCGACGCGTACCGCGCGTACCTCGACGCAAAGTAA